Proteins co-encoded in one Prunus persica cultivar Lovell chromosome G6, Prunus_persica_NCBIv2, whole genome shotgun sequence genomic window:
- the LOC109949718 gene encoding uncharacterized protein LOC109949718: protein MSCNWSLQQLDVRNAFLNGYLQEEVYMKEPPGFHDSSCPQDVCRLHKALYGLKQAPRAWFHRLSAFLLDQGFVHSHADALLFIHCSTSCTVYVLVYVDDIIVTGSDPQSVHQFLDQLCSTFDSHRMGELNFFLGMEISRFPDHLFLSQTRYAVDLLTRFNMTDCKQCPSPLPSDTRLSCMDGDPLSDPSTYRSMVGGLQYLTLLRLDISFAVNQVCQFMHNPRSSHLQVVKRIFRYIKGTVEQGLVFHRSNDFTLRDFSDADWAGSVDDRRSTTGACIFFGPNLLTWTAKKQSTISRSSTEAEYRALAHTAAEIRWFGFLFRELGIPLRSAPCVYVDNLSAIYMAANPIFHARTRHIEIDYHFVCELVARKALHTFYVPSSHQLADIFTKGLSRERFSLLKSKLNLRVAPLRLKGGKENTTPADPIQSVSPMKLVNPITLALEAS, encoded by the coding sequence ATGTCTTGTAACTGGTCTCTTCAGCAGCTTGATGTTCGAAATGCCTTCTTGAATGGGTACTTGCAAGAAGAGGTGTATATGAAAGAACCTCCTGGTTTTCATGATTCCTCGTGTCCTCAAGATGTATGTCGGCTCCATAAGGCTCTCTATGGCCTTAAGCAGGCTCCCCGAGCTTGGTTCCACCGCCTCAGTGCCTTTCTTCTTGATCAGGGATTTGTTCACAGTCACGCTGATGCATTACTCTTTATTCATTGCTCCACTTCCTGCACCGTCTATGTTCTTGTATATGTGGATGACATCATTGTCACCGGGTCTGACCCTCAAAGTGTCCACCAATTTCTTGATCAACTGTGCTCCACCTTTGACAGTCACCGAATGGGTGagctcaatttttttcttggcaTGGAAATTTCTCGGTTTCCCGatcatttatttctttctcaaaCCAGATATGCAGTTGATTTATTGACACGGTTTAACATGACTGACTGCAAACAGTGTCCTTCACCGTTGCCCTCTGACACTCGATTGTCCTGTATGGATGGTGATCCCTTATCTGATCCCTCTACCTATCGGAGTATGGTAGGTGGCCTTCAATATCTTACTCTCTTGCGGCTTGATATTTCCTTTGCTGTTAATCAGGTATGTCAGTTCATGCACAACCCTCGTTCTTCTCATCTTCAGGTTGTCAAGCGCATTTTTCGGTATATCAAAGGTACAGTTGAGCAAGGTCTTGTGTTTCACCGGTCCAATGACTTTACTTTACGCGATTTTTCTgatgctgattgggctggtTCTGTTGATGATCGACGGTCTACCACTGgtgcttgtattttttttggacCTAATCTTCTCACATGGACTGCCAAGAAACAGTCTACTATTTCTCGTTCTAGCACTGAAGCTGAATATCGTGCTCTTGCCCACACTGCCGCTGAAATCCGCTGGTTTGGTTTCTTGTTTCGTGAACTTGGTATTCCTCTTCGCTCTGCCCCTTGCGTCTATGTTGATAATCTCTCTGCCATCTATATGGCTGCCAatcctattttccatgctcgcACCCGTCATATCGAGATCGACTATCATTTTGTTTGTGAACTTGTTGCTCGCAAAGCTCTTCACACCTTCTATGTTCCCTCCTCTCATCAGCTTGCTGACATTTTCACCAAAGGCCTTAGTCGCGAGCGGTTTTCTCTTCTTAAATCCAAGCTCAATCTTCGCGTTGCTCCGTTACGCTTGAAGGGGGGTAAAGAGAATACTACCCCAGCAGATCCTATCCAATCTGTCAGCCCCATGAAATTAGTTAATCCCATTACATTAGCCTTAGAAGCCTCCTAA